One genomic segment of Entelurus aequoreus isolate RoL-2023_Sb linkage group LG25, RoL_Eaeq_v1.1, whole genome shotgun sequence includes these proteins:
- the LOC133642345 gene encoding relaxin-3-like, giving the protein MWKLVVFVVCLLAKEVEPMEDPAYGVKLCGREFIRAVIFTCGGSRWRRSLGTSAEDLLSSRQEEPSEELSHSSVMDSIRHRNRDLDFISRENHDRVFNRPTRSFITEEILEALRKADLKGRDVVVGLSNACCKWGCSKSEISSLC; this is encoded by the exons ATGTGGAAACTGGTCGTGTTTGTTGTGTGTCTGCTGGCGAAGGAAGTTGAGCCCATGGAGGACCCAGCGTACGGTGTCAAGCTCTGCGGTCGCGAGTTCATTCGGGCGGTCATTTTCACCTGCGGAGGCTCTCGGTGGAGACGGTCACTCGGGACTTCAG CGGAAGACCTTTTAAGCTCCCGTCAAGAGGAGCCCTCAGAGGAGTTGAGCCACAGTTCAGTGATGGACTCTATACGCCACAGAAACAGGGATCTGGATTTCATATCAAGGGAAAACCATGACAGAGTGTTTAACCGGCCGACGCGTTCTTTTATCACTGAAGAGATTCTAGAAGCACTGCGGAAGGCGGACCTCAAGGGCCGGGATGTGGTGGTGGGTCTCTCCAACGCCTGCTGCAAGTGGGGCTGCAGCAAGAGCGAGATCAGCTCCCTTTGCTGA